DNA from Brachyspira aalborgi:
TTCTTGAAGCAAAAAGTTTTGTATCTTCCAAAGGCAGATTTTCAAGTATGCAAGCTTCATCGTATAAAAGCTCGCTATATTCTTTAAATAAATCCGATTTTTTATTTGTTTGATATTCTTTTTCCATAGCTTTAAAAACTTCATGCGAAGTATTTATTTCTAAAACTCGCTCCGCTTTCATGCCAAACATATTGTTTCCCGTTTCGGCAAGAACTTTAGCCATATTAAAACTAATCGAATCTTCTTTATTTACAAGACAAACCAAACTTTCTTTTAATCTGTCGCTTTCTCTAACATCCGCCACTTTATTATCGCCCAAAATTTCTTTAACGGCTTTAAGTATATCTTTCACTTCTTTATTTTCTTCTTTTGAAAAATCTTTATCCGTTTTTTCATTGTCGGCTTGAAGTATAGAATGAAGTTTTATTTCTTCATAATCTCTCATTATTCCAACCATAAACTCGTCAACTCTATCGGTAAAATAAAGAACTTCAAAACCTTTATCTTTCATGCCTTCCATGTGAGGAAGTTTTTCTATAGAGGCTTTATCTTTTCCCGCCGCATAATAAATAAATTCTTGTCCTTCTTTCATTCTCGCTTTATATTCCGCTAAAGTCGTATATTCGTTTTCCGACATTTCTGAAGATTGAAATAATAAAAGATTTGATAATTTTTCTTTTTTAGTGAAATCGCTATAAATTCCTATTTTTATCGACTCTCCAAATTCTTTAAAAAACTCTTCGTATTTTTTTCTGTCGTTTTTTAAAATATTTTCCAAAGTTTCCAAAATTTTCTTTTCGATATTTGAAGCGATTCTTTTTAATTGAGCCGTATGTTGTAAAATCTCTCTCGAAATATTAAGCGAAAAATCTTGAGAATCAACCAAGCCTCGAACAAATTTTAAATATTCGGGAATCAATTCTTTGCATTTATCCATTATAAAAACATTTTTTGAATATAATTCTAAACCTCTTTCAAAATTAGGATACAAAAAATTGAAAGGAGCTTTTGAAGGAATAAAAAGTAAAGCCGTATATTCCAAAGTTCCTTCCGCTTTAGTATGAATAATATCGAAAGGTTCGGCGTAATCATGAAAATGTTCTTTATAAAATTCGTTATATTCTTCTGTTTTGACATCGCTTTTATTTTTCTGCCAAATGCTAATCATTGAGTTTATAGTTTTCTCTTCGTATTGCTGAATCTCTTTTTCATCTTTTTTAGGAATCGGCATATCCATAATAATCGGATAATGAACATAATTTGAATATTTTTGAATCAATCTTTCTAAAGTATATCTATTTGAATAATCTTCTTCGTTTTCTTCATTTTCATTTTTAGGTTTTAATTTCAATATTATATTAGTTCCTCTATCCGCTTTATCAATATCTTCTATAGAATAAGAACCGTCTCCCGAGCTTTCCCATTTAACGCCTTTGTCGGATTCTACATTTTTAGTTTCTATTATAATATTATCCGCAACCATAAAAGCCGAATAAAAACCTACTCCAAATTGTCCGATTAAATCGATTCCGCTTTCTTTTTTATTTTCCGCTTCTTGTTTAATTTTCTCTAAAAAAGCTTTAGTTCCGCTTCTTGCGATAGAGCCAATATTTTGTATAACATCTTCTTTTGTCATACCAATTCCATTGTCTTTTATCGTTAGAATTCTATTTTGTTCGTCTATTTCTATTTTTATTCTCAAATTATCCATTCCCGTATATTTATCGCTTTTAGTTATGGATTCAAATCTCGCCTTATCCAAAGCGTCGCTCGCGTTTGAAATAAGTTCTCTTAAAAATATCTCTTTATGAGTATAAATAGAATGAACCATTAAATTTAAAATTTGTTTAGTTTCGGCTTCAAAATTAAGTATTTGTTTTTCTGCCATTTTTAACTCCTTATTATTTATATATTATAAAAAATAAAAGTTGAAATATAAAGCCTTAAATTAAGTAAAAGTTATAAAGTGAAAATATTATAATTTAAATTAAATAAAAAATCAATTCTTTTTATTTATTTATTTGCATAACAATATATGCATCCGTTTGGGCAAGTATTATAAGTTCCTATATCTACGCTTTTTATACAATTGCAAAGTTTTCTCTGCCCTTTATCTTTATTTTCTTTTATTTTATATCCTAAAATATTTTCTATTCTGTTTTTATCTATGCAAGAAGAATTTTCTATATTATCAAAACTCTGCGAACAGTTTTTTAATATTATATTATTTCTACTAGCGATTTCTTTTAAATCGTTAATTAAATTTTTACGCTCTTCGATATCGTTATTTATATCTTTAAATACATTTTTTATTTTTGAATATATTTGAACAAAACTAAATATGCATTCGTCCGTATAATTTTTAAGAGCGTTTGAAATATAAGAAAAATTTTTAATATGATAATTTGAATTAAATTCTTTATTTAAAATAATCGGGTCGTATCTCCAAACTATTTTATCTTTTTTGAATCTATCGCTTATATTAATAAATTTTTTTATTAATAATTCTTTATTTGGAATATTTTTTTCTATATTTTTATCATAAGCCGTGATAGTGAAATGAATATAAAATTTATATCCCATATTTCTAACTTCTTCCAAAAAATCTATATTCGGATTTTTGCTCCAAAAAACTATTATATCTACATTTTCTTTACTCAAATCTACTTTATAGAATTTATTTTTATTAAAAGGATTTTGAACTAAAACATATTTATCCTTTAATTTTTCTAAAAACCATTTGCAATGAGTCGATGGTATATCGGTTCTTCTGCTTGCGCTTATCATCATATTTTTAATTATAATGCAAATAATTTTTTTGACAATTTTTATTTGTTTTGTATAATTTAAGAATTATTTTATTTGGAGGAAATAAATGAAATCTTACAGAAAAGTATTGGATATTAATTATCCGAAAAGAAGAGGATATTTAAACATAACTCCCGAAGTTCAAAAATGTTTGGAAGAAAGCGGAATTAAGGAAGGATTAATTTTATGCAATGCAATGAATATAACTGCAAGCGTATTTATAAACGATGACGAAAGCGGAT
Protein-coding regions in this window:
- the htpG gene encoding molecular chaperone HtpG gives rise to the protein MAEKQILNFEAETKQILNLMVHSIYTHKEIFLRELISNASDALDKARFESITKSDKYTGMDNLRIKIEIDEQNRILTIKDNGIGMTKEDVIQNIGSIARSGTKAFLEKIKQEAENKKESGIDLIGQFGVGFYSAFMVADNIIIETKNVESDKGVKWESSGDGSYSIEDIDKADRGTNIILKLKPKNENEENEEDYSNRYTLERLIQKYSNYVHYPIIMDMPIPKKDEKEIQQYEEKTINSMISIWQKNKSDVKTEEYNEFYKEHFHDYAEPFDIIHTKAEGTLEYTALLFIPSKAPFNFLYPNFERGLELYSKNVFIMDKCKELIPEYLKFVRGLVDSQDFSLNISREILQHTAQLKRIASNIEKKILETLENILKNDRKKYEEFFKEFGESIKIGIYSDFTKKEKLSNLLLFQSSEMSENEYTTLAEYKARMKEGQEFIYYAAGKDKASIEKLPHMEGMKDKGFEVLYFTDRVDEFMVGIMRDYEEIKLHSILQADNEKTDKDFSKEENKEVKDILKAVKEILGDNKVADVRESDRLKESLVCLVNKEDSISFNMAKVLAETGNNMFGMKAERVLEINTSHEVFKAMEKEYQTNKKSDLFKEYSELLYDEACILENLPLEDTKLFASRMSKLMLKL
- a CDS encoding DUF1848 domain-containing protein, with the protein product MMISASRRTDIPSTHCKWFLEKLKDKYVLVQNPFNKNKFYKVDLSKENVDIIVFWSKNPNIDFLEEVRNMGYKFYIHFTITAYDKNIEKNIPNKELLIKKFINISDRFKKDKIVWRYDPIILNKEFNSNYHIKNFSYISNALKNYTDECIFSFVQIYSKIKNVFKDINNDIEERKNLINDLKEIASRNNIILKNCSQSFDNIENSSCIDKNRIENILGYKIKENKDKGQRKLCNCIKSVDIGTYNTCPNGCIYCYANK